Proteins co-encoded in one Halorussus lipolyticus genomic window:
- a CDS encoding nucleotidyltransferase domain-containing protein, whose product MRVEIRLPLPDDQIFRYEAMDDILEIAAQNPTDEFTNSELQELTGFGGPSVSKALSLLEALGLIVRRDSGRKTLYRIEETRLREADDPFLEIPQAEFRKPLRAFVEQVVNAVPSVAGIVCFGSVTRGEADRVSDIDVFVLVENDDELVTARRTISDVKRDLEAEPIDGQRYEFEMFVESVESARNRGEDLRPILKEGIALHETETLDRVKRDVFGGDGE is encoded by the coding sequence ATGCGCGTCGAGATACGACTCCCGCTCCCCGACGACCAGATTTTCAGGTACGAGGCGATGGACGACATCCTCGAAATAGCGGCGCAGAACCCGACCGACGAGTTCACGAACAGCGAGCTACAGGAACTCACCGGATTCGGCGGGCCGAGCGTCTCGAAGGCGCTCTCACTGCTCGAAGCGCTCGGGCTAATCGTCCGGCGCGACAGCGGCCGGAAGACTCTCTATCGAATCGAGGAGACGCGACTCCGCGAGGCCGACGACCCGTTTCTGGAGATTCCGCAGGCCGAGTTCCGGAAACCGCTTCGCGCGTTCGTGGAGCAAGTCGTCAACGCGGTTCCCTCCGTCGCGGGAATCGTCTGCTTCGGAAGCGTGACTCGCGGCGAGGCCGACCGCGTGAGCGACATCGACGTGTTCGTGCTGGTCGAGAACGACGACGAACTGGTAACCGCGCGTCGGACGATTTCGGACGTGAAGCGCGACCTCGAAGCGGAACCCATCGACGGCCAGCGTTACGAGTTCGAAATGTTCGTCGAGTCGGTCGAAAGTGCCCGCAATCGGGGCGAAGACCTCCGACCGATTCTGAAAGAGGGGATTGCCTTACACGAGACCGAGACACTCGACCGAGTGAAGCGCGACGTGTTCGGCGGTGATGGAGAATGA
- a CDS encoding FecCD family ABC transporter permease, translated as MSEQSWLGRVRQSASDGATSWFDRSLAVLCLGSLAVTVVSALVQVSFGAFSMSLVEAWQAVFNPNVILDPRAWNAFLLGGEIPEISKRSLVVWNIRLPRVFVAIFVGMNLAVSGAIFQAVTRNELASPFILGVSSGAGLLILLTLVIFSGLAAFLPLIASLGGAIAFLIVYAIAWQNGTSPVRLVLAGVIVGTVFQSLQTALFFFAQDIGVVQSAIAWTTGSLTGTDWEQVRMVVPWSLVAMGLALVSSRQLNVLLLGERTAKSLGMSVEKVRFALSGVAVLAAAASIAVAGIVGFVGLIVPHMVRNIVGSDYKKLVLGCVFAGPALMVSADVGARLGMQVLLGANAQMPVGIVTGLIGGPYFLYLMRKQEQLGEI; from the coding sequence ATGAGTGAACAATCTTGGTTGGGACGAGTACGCCAATCCGCATCTGACGGGGCCACGAGTTGGTTCGACCGCTCGCTCGCCGTCCTCTGTCTCGGAAGCCTCGCCGTCACGGTCGTCAGCGCCCTCGTACAGGTGAGTTTCGGCGCGTTCTCCATGTCGCTCGTGGAGGCGTGGCAGGCCGTGTTCAACCCGAACGTGATTCTCGACCCCCGAGCGTGGAACGCCTTCCTCCTCGGCGGGGAAATCCCCGAGATAAGCAAGCGAAGCCTCGTGGTCTGGAACATCCGCCTGCCCCGCGTGTTCGTCGCCATCTTCGTCGGCATGAACCTCGCCGTTTCGGGTGCCATCTTCCAAGCCGTCACCCGGAACGAACTCGCCAGTCCGTTCATCCTCGGTGTCTCGTCGGGGGCCGGACTGTTAATCTTGCTGACGCTCGTGATATTCTCCGGACTGGCGGCATTCCTGCCCCTCATCGCTTCTCTCGGCGGTGCAATCGCCTTCCTCATCGTCTACGCGATTGCGTGGCAGAACGGCACGTCCCCGGTCCGACTGGTGCTTGCGGGCGTCATCGTCGGCACCGTCTTCCAGTCGCTCCAGACGGCGCTGTTCTTCTTCGCGCAGGACATCGGCGTCGTCCAATCCGCAATCGCGTGGACCACCGGGTCGCTGACCGGCACCGACTGGGAGCAGGTTCGGATGGTCGTCCCGTGGAGTCTCGTGGCAATGGGTCTGGCCCTCGTGAGTTCCCGCCAACTCAACGTTCTGCTATTGGGCGAACGCACCGCGAAATCGCTCGGCATGAGCGTCGAGAAGGTCCGGTTCGCGCTCTCGGGCGTTGCGGTCCTCGCGGCGGCCGCCAGCATCGCAGTGGCCGGCATCGTCGGGTTCGTCGGCCTCATTGTCCCCCACATGGTCCGGAACATCGTCGGAAGCGACTACAAGAAACTCGTCCTCGGGTGCGTGTTCGCCGGCCCGGCGCTGATGGTCTCCGCCGATGTGGGTGCCCGGTTGGGGATGCAGGTCCTCCTCGGCGCGAACGCCCAGATGCCGGTCGGCATCGTGACCGGCCTCATCGGCGGCCCGTACTTCCTCTACCTGATGCGCAAGCAGGAACAACTGGGCGAGATATAA
- a CDS encoding ABC transporter substrate-binding protein, whose product MVKNAGGEHTPTRRDYIKYGGAVVTGGLLAGCTGGDGADGTSTTATTTDTQTTTTAEETETTTAEDESYTVSIEPMGDVTFDSVPETWVANNGSWADMGIALGREPPKAVWLTGRYHTQYYDEIPGVSVDKSDMVSLYQDGVSKELFYELDGDVHVIDPNFLMNRFKGWEQADVDELRENVGPFFGNCIYAQHYPWHSEYRYYTLYEAFEKLAQVFQRTDRYDAFEKLHDDFLANLAPVVPEQGERPSVAVLWGVGDNPEKFYPYIIGGGTGFKHLRDLKVNDALAETNIKDFHGSRASIDLETLLEVDPEVLMLRGYESMSRKKFQNTVVQFLQNHGTASALTAVENGDVYRAGGLYQGPITNLVLTERTAKQLYDYEDQLFDRQRVADIVNGNL is encoded by the coding sequence ATGGTGAAGAACGCTGGTGGGGAGCATACACCGACACGCAGAGACTACATCAAGTACGGCGGAGCGGTCGTGACCGGCGGCCTCCTCGCGGGGTGTACCGGCGGAGACGGAGCAGACGGGACATCGACCACCGCGACGACGACCGACACCCAAACGACGACCACAGCCGAGGAGACCGAAACGACGACTGCGGAAGACGAGTCCTATACGGTGTCGATAGAGCCGATGGGCGACGTTACGTTCGATTCGGTCCCCGAGACGTGGGTAGCGAACAACGGGAGTTGGGCGGACATGGGCATCGCGCTGGGACGCGAACCGCCGAAGGCCGTCTGGCTCACCGGTCGGTACCACACCCAGTACTACGACGAGATTCCGGGCGTCTCGGTGGACAAGAGCGACATGGTGTCGCTGTACCAAGACGGCGTTAGCAAGGAACTGTTCTACGAACTCGACGGCGACGTTCACGTCATCGACCCGAACTTCCTGATGAATCGGTTCAAAGGGTGGGAGCAGGCCGACGTCGACGAACTCCGAGAGAACGTCGGCCCGTTCTTCGGGAACTGCATCTACGCCCAGCACTACCCGTGGCACTCCGAGTACCGGTACTACACCCTCTACGAGGCCTTCGAGAAACTCGCGCAGGTCTTCCAGCGCACCGACCGATACGACGCCTTCGAGAAACTCCACGACGACTTCTTGGCGAACCTCGCTCCGGTCGTGCCCGAACAGGGCGAGCGACCGTCCGTCGCCGTCCTCTGGGGCGTGGGCGACAACCCCGAGAAGTTCTACCCGTACATCATCGGTGGCGGGACCGGGTTCAAGCACCTGCGGGACCTCAAAGTCAACGACGCCCTCGCGGAGACGAACATCAAGGACTTCCACGGAAGCAGAGCGTCCATCGACCTCGAAACGCTCCTCGAAGTGGACCCCGAAGTGCTGATGCTCCGGGGCTACGAGTCGATGTCCCGGAAGAAGTTCCAAAACACCGTCGTCCAGTTCCTGCAGAACCACGGGACGGCGAGCGCACTCACCGCCGTCGAGAACGGTGACGTCTACCGGGCGGGCGGCCTCTACCAAGGCCCGATTACGAACCTCGTGCTGACCGAGCGCACTGCGAAGCAGTTGTACGACTACGAGGACCAACTGTTCGACCGCCAGCGAGTCGCCGACATCGTTAACGGGAACCTCTGA
- a CDS encoding FAD-dependent monooxygenase: MSTESPANSSPDDTVVVVGGGPAGCSAGVFTARYGFDTVVFDRGNAALQRCAYLENYLGFPAGIDIDTFHELMHAHAEEVGCELVPEMVVSVSRDDESGFVVETQEGRRVEAEYVVVAAWYDGSYLRDLGDEAMFEMHEHHGELEERFDPDYPDDDGRTPIEGLYVASPADARSAQAIVAAGNGAHVARCLIEDYRRNRGYPEGVAAHYDWLRPDAEFSGEWEDRDRWREWFANEVGDDYDADDEGLADLREEYIDRAFDTARTEAEVADLSERGLERLVEVIGPKRVLDAIDDGTIHEHVGEPTESGDERPIESNHE; this comes from the coding sequence ATGAGTACTGAATCGCCCGCGAACTCCTCGCCCGACGACACCGTGGTCGTCGTCGGCGGCGGACCCGCTGGCTGTTCGGCAGGCGTCTTTACCGCCCGGTACGGCTTCGATACCGTCGTCTTCGACCGCGGGAACGCGGCGTTACAACGGTGCGCCTACTTGGAGAACTACCTCGGTTTCCCGGCGGGCATCGACATCGACACCTTCCACGAGTTGATGCACGCCCACGCCGAGGAGGTCGGGTGCGAACTCGTCCCCGAGATGGTCGTCTCGGTCAGTCGGGACGACGAATCGGGCTTCGTGGTCGAGACCCAAGAAGGTCGGCGAGTCGAGGCGGAGTACGTCGTGGTCGCGGCGTGGTACGACGGTTCGTACCTCCGTGACCTCGGTGACGAAGCCATGTTCGAGATGCACGAACATCACGGCGAACTCGAAGAACGCTTCGACCCCGACTACCCCGACGACGACGGCCGGACCCCTATCGAGGGACTGTACGTCGCCTCGCCCGCCGATGCCCGAAGCGCGCAGGCCATCGTCGCCGCCGGTAACGGTGCCCACGTCGCTCGATGCCTCATCGAAGACTACCGGCGCAATCGGGGCTACCCCGAGGGCGTCGCCGCCCACTACGATTGGCTCCGCCCGGACGCGGAGTTCTCGGGCGAGTGGGAAGACCGGGACCGATGGCGCGAGTGGTTCGCAAACGAAGTCGGCGACGACTACGACGCGGACGACGAAGGCCTCGCCGACCTCCGCGAGGAGTACATCGACCGGGCGTTCGACACCGCCCGCACCGAGGCCGAGGTCGCAGACCTGTCGGAACGCGGTCTGGAGCGACTGGTCGAGGTAATCGGCCCAAAGCGAGTGCTGGACGCCATCGACGACGGGACCATCCACGAACACGTCGGGGAACCGACAGAATCAGGTGACGAGCGACCAATCGAATCGAACCATGAGTGA